A window of Amycolatopsis australiensis contains these coding sequences:
- the panD gene encoding aspartate 1-decarboxylase, whose translation MYRTLMNAKIHRATVTQADLHYVGSLTIDADLMAAADIVEGEQVQVVDVTNGARLETYAITGEAGSGVIGVNGAAAHLVHPGDLVIIITYAQVAESERAAHRPRVVHVDGRNRQVHLGHDPAEPVPGAEAQLSGRVGADTVAFRRLP comes from the coding sequence GTGTACCGCACCCTGATGAACGCCAAGATCCACCGCGCCACCGTCACCCAGGCGGACCTGCACTACGTCGGCTCGCTGACCATCGACGCGGACCTGATGGCCGCCGCGGACATCGTCGAAGGCGAGCAGGTCCAGGTCGTCGACGTCACCAACGGCGCCCGGCTGGAGACCTACGCCATCACCGGCGAAGCGGGCTCCGGCGTCATCGGCGTCAACGGCGCGGCCGCGCACCTCGTGCACCCCGGCGACCTCGTCATCATCATCACCTACGCCCAGGTGGCCGAGTCCGAGCGCGCGGCGCACCGGCCGCGGGTGGTGCACGTGGACGGCCGCAACCGGCAGGTCCACCTGGGACACGACCCGGCCGAGCCGGTGCCCGGCGCCGAGGCGCAGCTTTCCGGCCGGGTGGGCGCTGACACAGTTGCTTTCCGCAGGCTGCCCTAA
- a CDS encoding ABC transporter substrate-binding protein, which translates to MSVFQGAAGLSRRGFLIGAGGLAATAALTACGSGGASGPAASGPWEFTDDRGRQAAREQRPARVVAYVSSAAALWDYGVRPVGVFGPQKTADGKKEIQAGNIDLNAVTSIGNAWDDFSMEKFAATKPDLVVTGLTGAKPTDLWVLKDDLGPKVQPIAPIVALSEYKVTLPKVIERYEQLAVALGGDANSDVIKKGKEDFRKASDDLKAAIKAKPGLKVLVVSSDKDSLYVCKPEFFADLAYYRDLGLDIVNGGGSDDYFETLSWEQAGKYPADLILTDSRTYALSRQQMAQFPTWAQLPAVRAGQLADWSTEPRFNPVLAAPVIRKLAEVVTGARTDITA; encoded by the coding sequence ATGTCCGTGTTCCAAGGCGCTGCCGGGCTCAGCCGGCGCGGATTCCTGATCGGGGCGGGCGGCCTCGCGGCGACCGCCGCGCTGACCGCGTGCGGCAGTGGCGGAGCTTCGGGGCCCGCGGCGTCCGGTCCGTGGGAGTTCACCGACGACCGGGGCCGGCAGGCCGCGCGCGAGCAGCGTCCGGCGCGGGTCGTCGCCTACGTCAGCTCCGCCGCCGCGCTGTGGGACTACGGCGTCCGCCCGGTCGGCGTGTTCGGCCCGCAGAAGACGGCCGACGGCAAGAAGGAGATCCAGGCGGGCAACATCGACCTGAACGCCGTCACGTCGATCGGGAACGCCTGGGACGACTTCAGCATGGAGAAGTTCGCCGCCACCAAGCCGGACCTGGTGGTCACCGGCCTCACCGGCGCCAAGCCGACCGACCTGTGGGTGCTCAAGGACGACCTCGGCCCGAAGGTGCAGCCGATCGCGCCGATCGTCGCGCTGTCGGAATACAAGGTCACGCTGCCCAAGGTGATCGAGCGCTACGAGCAGCTCGCGGTGGCCCTGGGCGGCGACGCGAACTCGGATGTCATCAAGAAGGGCAAGGAAGACTTCCGGAAGGCGTCCGACGACCTGAAGGCGGCGATCAAGGCGAAGCCCGGCCTGAAGGTGCTCGTGGTGTCCAGCGACAAGGACAGCCTCTACGTCTGCAAGCCGGAGTTCTTCGCGGACCTGGCGTACTACCGCGACCTGGGCCTGGACATCGTCAACGGCGGCGGCTCGGACGACTACTTCGAGACGCTCAGCTGGGAGCAGGCCGGCAAGTACCCGGCCGACCTGATCCTCACCGACAGCCGCACGTATGCGTTGTCGCGTCAGCAGATGGCGCAGTTCCCGACGTGGGCGCAGCTGCCCGCGGTCCGGGCCGGCCAGCTCGCCGACTGGTCGACCGAACCCCGGTTCAACCCGGTGCTCGCGGCCCCGGTCATCCGGAAGCTGGCCGAGGTCGTCACGGGCGCCCGCACGGACATCACCGCCTGA
- a CDS encoding MbtH family protein, which translates to MTNPFEDPSGTYLVLVNAENQHSLWPSSIDVPAGWTAAYGPAGRQECLDHVEANWTDMRPKSLADAMDA; encoded by the coding sequence ATGACCAACCCGTTCGAAGACCCGTCCGGGACGTATCTGGTCCTGGTCAACGCCGAGAACCAGCACAGCCTGTGGCCGTCGTCGATCGACGTCCCGGCCGGCTGGACGGCCGCCTACGGCCCGGCGGGCCGCCAGGAGTGCCTGGACCACGTGGAAGCGAACTGGACGGACATGCGCCCGAAGTCCCTGGCCGACGCCATGGACGCCTGA
- a CDS encoding ABC transporter ATP-binding protein, producing MTRELLPVADGRRIRAVVGELAARSKGRAAAAFTTLVAATAIGLLTAPLLGRVVDLAATRHPAAELITPVAGLVLVAAGQAVATAIGVSLVARLGETILAELRERFVERALGLPLEQLERAGSGDLTARVTNDVSVVAEAVRQALPELGRSVLTVLLTLGALAVLDWRFLLAALVAVPIQLWTVRWYVPRAKPLYAAQREAVGAQQQQLLDTIGGAKTVRAFRLAEPHLDRVRKRSGAALELALRGIRLVTRFYARLNLAEFAGLSAVLATGFVLVGTDAVTVGVATAAALYFHSLFGPITTALALVDDAQAAAASLARLIGVADLPVDPSPSRPARPVDASVKTAAAGYSYVDGHPVLRGIDLDVAPGERVALVGASGAGKTTLAKLIAGIHRADPGSVTLGGVPLDELGPEATRRTVALISQEVHVFTGPLAEDLRLARPSATDARLREALAKVGALSWVDGLPDGLATVVGEGGHRLTVTQTQQLALARLVLADPPIAILDEATAEAGSAGARVLESAAAAALEGRTALVVAHRLTQAAAADRIVVLDAGTVAESGTHDDLVAAGGRYAKLWAAWSGQRA from the coding sequence GTGACCCGCGAACTCCTGCCCGTCGCCGACGGGCGCCGGATCCGTGCCGTCGTCGGCGAGCTGGCCGCCCGGTCGAAAGGCCGGGCCGCGGCCGCGTTCACGACGCTGGTGGCGGCCACCGCGATCGGCCTGCTCACCGCTCCCCTGCTCGGCCGGGTCGTCGACCTCGCGGCGACCCGGCACCCGGCGGCCGAGCTGATCACGCCGGTCGCCGGGCTGGTGCTCGTCGCGGCGGGACAGGCCGTCGCGACGGCGATCGGCGTGTCCCTGGTGGCCCGGCTGGGCGAGACGATCCTCGCCGAGCTGCGGGAACGCTTCGTCGAGCGGGCCCTCGGCCTGCCGCTCGAACAGCTGGAGCGCGCCGGGTCCGGCGACCTCACCGCCCGCGTGACGAACGACGTCTCGGTGGTCGCCGAGGCCGTCCGGCAGGCGCTGCCCGAGCTGGGCCGGTCCGTGCTGACCGTGCTGCTCACGCTGGGCGCGCTGGCCGTGCTCGACTGGCGGTTCCTGCTGGCCGCGCTGGTCGCCGTGCCGATCCAGCTGTGGACCGTGCGGTGGTACGTGCCGCGCGCGAAGCCGTTGTACGCCGCGCAGCGGGAAGCCGTCGGCGCGCAACAGCAGCAGCTTCTCGACACGATCGGCGGCGCCAAGACCGTCCGGGCCTTCCGGCTGGCGGAACCGCACCTGGACCGGGTGCGGAAGCGGTCCGGCGCGGCCCTCGAGCTGGCGCTGCGCGGGATCCGGCTGGTGACGCGGTTCTACGCGCGGCTCAACCTGGCCGAGTTCGCCGGGCTGTCGGCCGTGCTGGCCACGGGGTTCGTGCTGGTCGGCACGGACGCGGTGACGGTCGGCGTGGCGACGGCCGCGGCGCTGTACTTCCACAGCCTGTTCGGCCCGATCACCACGGCGCTGGCGCTGGTCGACGACGCGCAGGCAGCCGCGGCGAGCCTCGCGCGGCTGATCGGCGTCGCCGACCTGCCCGTCGACCCGTCGCCGTCGCGGCCGGCACGGCCCGTCGACGCGTCCGTCAAGACGGCGGCGGCCGGCTACTCCTATGTGGACGGTCATCCGGTGCTGCGCGGCATCGACCTCGACGTGGCACCCGGCGAGCGGGTGGCGCTGGTCGGGGCCAGCGGCGCCGGGAAGACGACGCTGGCCAAGCTGATCGCCGGGATCCACCGCGCCGACCCGGGTTCGGTCACCCTCGGCGGCGTCCCGCTGGACGAGCTGGGCCCGGAGGCCACGCGCCGGACGGTCGCGCTCATCAGCCAGGAGGTCCACGTCTTCACGGGCCCGCTGGCGGAGGACCTGCGGCTCGCCCGGCCGTCGGCGACGGACGCGCGGCTGCGCGAGGCACTGGCGAAGGTCGGCGCGCTGTCCTGGGTGGACGGTCTGCCGGACGGCCTGGCCACGGTGGTCGGCGAAGGCGGCCACCGGCTGACGGTGACGCAGACCCAGCAGCTCGCCCTGGCCCGGCTGGTGCTGGCGGACCCGCCGATCGCGATCCTCGACGAAGCCACCGCGGAAGCGGGCAGCGCGGGCGCGCGGGTCCTGGAGTCGGCGGCCGCCGCGGCCCTGGAAGGCCGCACGGCGCTGGTGGTCGCGCACCGCCTGACCCAGGCGGCGGCGGCGGACCGGATCGTGGTGCTCGACGCGGGCACGGTGGCCGAGTCCGGCACCCACGACGACCTCGTCGCGGCGGGCGGCCGGTACGCGAAGCTGTGGGCGGCCTGGTCGGGCCAGCGCGCCTGA
- a CDS encoding ABC transporter ATP-binding protein — MRTTGREVLRRSITGQRRPVALAALLTACHQGGEALVPVVIGVVIDQAVAGGSAGTLLLWLAVLGVLFAALSTSYRLGARFGERAAERAAHDLRLDVGRRVLHPGGGAEAGNLAGELVSIGTSDAKRVGQVNGVLPFGAAGLAGLLVSAVVLLTMSVPLGLLVLLGTPPVLYLAHLVGKPLERRSEAEQERSAFASGVATDLVAGLRVLKGIGAERAAVDRYRRTSQDSLRATLRAARAQAWHNGALLALTGIFIAVVALVGGTLAADGAISVGDLVAAVGLAQYLITPFTIFSWVNGELAQGRASAARIADVLNAPPAVGTGHATLPARPAGHVRLSSLRRGALRDVGFEARPGELLGVVATDPAAATDLLDCLGRAADPVAGSVSVDSGDLSTVDPDRVREVVLVAAHDADLFAGTVEANVGSGPRAAEAMAAAAVDEVAAALPDGVATAVSERGRSLSGGQRQRVALARALSADAPVLVLHDPTTAVDTVTEARIAAGLAELRRGRTTILVTTSPALLAAADRVVLLDDGRIAGEGSHADLAVRADYRAAVLS, encoded by the coding sequence GTGCGCACGACCGGACGGGAAGTCCTCCGCCGCTCGATCACCGGGCAACGCCGTCCGGTCGCCCTCGCGGCGCTGCTGACCGCGTGCCACCAGGGCGGCGAGGCGCTGGTGCCGGTGGTGATCGGCGTGGTGATCGACCAGGCCGTCGCGGGCGGCTCGGCGGGCACCCTGCTGCTGTGGCTCGCGGTGCTGGGCGTGCTCTTCGCCGCGCTGTCGACCAGCTACCGCCTCGGCGCCCGGTTCGGCGAGCGCGCCGCCGAGCGGGCGGCCCACGACCTGCGCCTCGACGTCGGACGCCGCGTGCTGCACCCCGGCGGCGGTGCCGAAGCCGGCAACCTCGCGGGCGAGCTGGTGAGCATCGGGACGTCGGACGCGAAGCGCGTCGGCCAGGTCAACGGCGTCCTGCCGTTCGGGGCCGCGGGCCTGGCCGGGCTGCTGGTCAGCGCCGTCGTGCTGCTCACCATGAGCGTCCCGCTCGGCCTGCTGGTCCTGCTCGGCACGCCGCCGGTGCTGTACCTGGCGCACCTGGTCGGCAAGCCCCTCGAACGCCGCAGCGAGGCCGAGCAGGAACGGTCCGCCTTCGCCTCGGGCGTCGCGACCGACCTCGTCGCGGGGCTGCGCGTGCTCAAAGGCATCGGCGCCGAACGGGCCGCCGTCGACCGCTACCGCCGGACCAGCCAGGACTCGCTGCGCGCGACCCTGCGTGCCGCGCGGGCCCAGGCCTGGCACAACGGCGCGCTCCTCGCGCTGACCGGCATCTTCATCGCCGTGGTCGCGCTCGTCGGCGGCACCCTCGCGGCCGACGGCGCCATCAGCGTCGGCGACCTCGTCGCCGCGGTCGGGCTCGCCCAGTACCTGATCACGCCGTTCACGATCTTCTCCTGGGTCAACGGCGAACTCGCCCAGGGCCGCGCGTCGGCCGCCCGCATCGCGGACGTCCTGAACGCACCGCCCGCCGTCGGCACCGGGCACGCCACGCTGCCCGCCCGGCCGGCCGGGCACGTGCGGCTGTCCTCGCTTCGCCGCGGCGCCCTGCGCGACGTCGGGTTCGAAGCCCGCCCCGGCGAGCTGCTCGGGGTGGTCGCCACCGATCCGGCCGCCGCGACCGATCTGCTCGACTGCCTCGGCCGCGCCGCCGATCCCGTGGCGGGTTCGGTGTCGGTCGACTCGGGCGATCTGTCCACTGTGGACCCAGACCGGGTTCGCGAGGTGGTGCTGGTCGCCGCGCACGACGCGGACCTGTTCGCCGGCACCGTCGAAGCGAACGTCGGTTCCGGGCCGCGCGCGGCGGAGGCGATGGCCGCGGCCGCCGTCGACGAAGTCGCCGCCGCCCTTCCCGACGGCGTCGCGACCGCTGTCAGCGAACGCGGCCGGTCGCTCTCCGGCGGCCAGCGCCAGCGGGTCGCCCTGGCCCGCGCGCTGTCCGCCGACGCGCCGGTGCTCGTGCTGCACGATCCGACGACCGCCGTCGACACCGTCACCGAGGCCCGGATCGCCGCCGGCCTGGCCGAGCTGCGGCGCGGCCGCACCACGATCCTCGTCACCACCAGCCCGGCCCTGCTCGCGGCGGCCGATCGCGTCGTCCTCCTCGACGACGGGCGGATAGCGGGCGAAGGCAGCCACGCCGACCTCGCGGTCCGTGCCGACTACCGGGCGGCGGTGCTGTCGTGA
- a CDS encoding DinB family protein, which translates to MSNTSSKTHREWPGPLAGDEWRLQLDFLQFLRATAVNKLAGLSRELAVATPLPTSPRMSALGVVKHLTAVERWWLSIEAGGADLPSLWAGSPDPSWDVAAEDTPASVVAAYKAEWARAEKSLRRLGPDDRTRRRGEFTVRWVVAHVVQETARHVGHLDVLRELADGEVGE; encoded by the coding sequence ATGTCGAACACGAGTTCGAAGACGCATCGCGAGTGGCCAGGCCCCCTGGCGGGTGACGAATGGCGGCTCCAGCTGGACTTCCTGCAGTTCCTGCGAGCGACGGCGGTGAACAAGCTGGCGGGGTTGTCCCGCGAGCTGGCGGTGGCGACGCCGTTGCCGACCTCGCCGCGGATGAGCGCGCTGGGGGTGGTGAAGCACCTGACGGCGGTGGAGCGGTGGTGGCTGTCGATCGAGGCCGGGGGTGCGGACCTGCCGTCGTTGTGGGCCGGGTCGCCGGATCCGAGCTGGGACGTTGCGGCGGAGGACACGCCGGCGTCGGTGGTGGCGGCGTACAAGGCGGAGTGGGCGCGGGCGGAGAAGTCGTTGCGCCGGCTGGGGCCGGACGACCGCACCCGGCGGCGTGGCGAGTTCACCGTGCGGTGGGTGGTCGCGCATGTGGTTCAGGAGACTGCGCGGCATGTGGGGCATTTGGACGTGCTGCGCGAACTGGCCGACGGGGAGGTGGGCGAGTGA
- a CDS encoding TetR/AcrR family transcriptional regulator, giving the protein MPHLLRSDAQDNRERVLDAARALFATEGLDVPMREIARRAGVGPATLYRRFPTKELLATEAFEDQMRACYAIVDEGLADPDPWHGFALVVERLCELHARDRGFTAAFVSAFPHALDFAADRARALKSIAELIRRAQDAGRVHPDVVLDDVILVLMANNGIQAPTPAARVAASRRFAALALRGFRA; this is encoded by the coding sequence GTGCCTCACTTGCTGCGGTCCGACGCGCAGGACAACCGCGAGCGCGTCCTGGACGCGGCCCGCGCGTTGTTCGCGACCGAGGGCCTCGACGTGCCGATGCGGGAGATCGCCCGCCGCGCCGGCGTCGGCCCGGCGACGCTCTACCGCCGGTTCCCGACCAAGGAACTCCTGGCCACCGAGGCGTTCGAGGACCAGATGCGCGCCTGCTACGCGATCGTCGACGAAGGTCTCGCCGACCCGGATCCCTGGCACGGCTTCGCCCTGGTCGTCGAGCGGCTCTGCGAGCTGCACGCCCGCGACCGGGGCTTCACCGCGGCGTTCGTGTCGGCGTTCCCGCACGCGCTGGACTTCGCCGCGGACCGCGCGCGGGCGTTGAAGTCGATCGCCGAGCTGATCCGCCGTGCGCAGGACGCCGGCCGGGTGCACCCGGACGTCGTCCTGGACGACGTCATCCTGGTCCTCATGGCCAACAACGGCATCCAGGCCCCGACACCGGCGGCGCGCGTCGCGGCTTCACGGCGCTTCGCCGCGCTCGCGCTCCGCGGATTCCGGGCGTGA
- a CDS encoding zinc-binding dehydrogenase, producing MKAIAIQQFGGPDGLAVVDLPTPEPAAGQVVLATEAIGVGGVDVLIRSGALAAYGFEEGHILGGEVAGTVTAAGADVDPSWVGRRVWGFTGVGGGYSEQAVAPAASLVALPETLSAVDAVTLGSSGVVAHFGLRHARFAPGESVLVRGASGGIGIMAVQLAAQAGAGTVAVTTSSPERGARLRELGATHVLDRAGTGEDTFDVVIDVVAGAHLPEFFAKLKPNGRLVAVGAVAGDPPADFGARLFRTFRKSLSFATFSADTVPLADRRVVTAELFAAATRGQPAAVVHDVLPLEQAVAAHRKMQAGEVFGRIVLTVG from the coding sequence GTGAAAGCGATAGCGATACAGCAGTTCGGCGGTCCGGACGGACTCGCGGTCGTCGACCTGCCCACCCCCGAGCCCGCCGCCGGGCAGGTCGTGCTCGCCACCGAGGCGATCGGCGTCGGCGGGGTCGACGTGCTCATCCGGAGCGGCGCGCTGGCCGCATACGGCTTCGAAGAAGGACACATCCTCGGTGGCGAAGTCGCGGGCACGGTGACGGCGGCCGGCGCCGACGTCGACCCGTCGTGGGTCGGACGGCGCGTGTGGGGCTTCACCGGTGTCGGCGGCGGCTACAGCGAGCAAGCCGTCGCCCCGGCCGCGTCGCTCGTCGCCCTTCCCGAGACGTTGTCGGCCGTCGACGCCGTCACGCTCGGCAGCTCCGGTGTGGTGGCCCACTTCGGTCTCCGCCACGCCCGCTTCGCGCCGGGCGAGTCGGTGCTGGTGCGCGGCGCGTCGGGCGGCATCGGGATCATGGCCGTGCAGCTCGCCGCCCAGGCCGGCGCGGGCACGGTCGCGGTCACGACGTCCTCGCCCGAGCGGGGTGCCCGCCTGCGCGAGCTGGGTGCGACCCACGTGCTGGACCGCGCGGGCACGGGCGAGGACACGTTCGACGTCGTCATCGACGTCGTCGCCGGCGCGCACCTGCCCGAGTTCTTCGCCAAGCTGAAGCCGAACGGGCGGCTGGTGGCCGTCGGCGCGGTCGCCGGCGACCCGCCGGCCGACTTCGGCGCGCGGCTGTTCCGCACGTTCCGCAAGTCGTTGTCGTTCGCGACCTTCAGCGCGGACACCGTGCCACTGGCCGACCGGCGCGTGGTGACGGCGGAGCTGTTCGCGGCCGCGACCCGCGGCCAGCCGGCGGCCGTCGTGCACGACGTGCTCCCCCTGGAGCAGGCCGTGGCGGCGCACCGCAAGATGCAGGCGGGCGAGGTGTTCGGGCGGATCGTCCTGACCGTGGGCTGA
- a CDS encoding MBL fold metallo-hydrolase — protein MADRLYFRQLLAGRDFAVGDPVATQMVNFAYLIGDRDTGDAVIVDPAYAVQDLVTVLEDDGMRLTGVLATHHHPDHVGGAMLGFELPGIAELLAIRPVPIHVNGAETEWVRRVTGVSGTDLRAHDHDDVLEVGAIPIRLLHTPGHTPGSQCFLVEDKLVSGDTLFLEGCGRTDFPGGDAEEIYRSLQALAGLPGDPVVYPGHQYSAEPSAALSEVKRTNFVYRPRSLDEWKVMFGG, from the coding sequence ATGGCAGATCGGCTCTACTTCCGGCAGCTGCTCGCCGGGCGGGACTTCGCCGTCGGCGATCCCGTCGCGACGCAGATGGTGAACTTCGCCTACCTCATCGGCGACCGGGACACCGGGGACGCGGTGATCGTCGACCCGGCCTACGCCGTGCAGGACCTCGTGACCGTGCTCGAGGACGACGGCATGCGGCTCACCGGCGTGCTCGCCACCCACCACCACCCCGACCACGTCGGCGGCGCCATGCTCGGCTTCGAGCTGCCCGGGATCGCCGAGCTGCTCGCCATCCGGCCGGTGCCCATCCACGTCAACGGCGCCGAGACCGAGTGGGTCCGGCGCGTCACCGGCGTCTCCGGCACCGACCTGCGCGCGCACGACCACGACGACGTCCTCGAAGTCGGTGCCATTCCCATCCGGCTGCTGCACACGCCCGGCCACACCCCGGGCAGCCAGTGCTTCCTCGTCGAGGACAAGCTCGTTTCCGGCGACACGCTGTTCCTGGAAGGCTGCGGCCGCACCGACTTCCCCGGCGGGGACGCCGAGGAGATCTACCGCAGCCTGCAGGCGCTCGCCGGCCTGCCCGGCGACCCGGTCGTCTATCCCGGGCACCAGTATTCGGCCGAGCCGTCCGCCGCGCTGTCGGAAGTGAAACGCACGAACTTCGTCTACCGGCCGCGCTCGCTCGACGAATGGAAGGTCATGTTCGGGGGCTGA